The following coding sequences lie in one Saccharopolyspora hordei genomic window:
- a CDS encoding NUDIX hydrolase translates to MTENQPATEQIDGEPTDVPDRTVRAAGAVLWRDGAGGLEVAVVHRPRYDDWSLPKGKLDPGELPAHTAAREVTEETGFSCVLSRFLTRVTYEVPAVGGTAPKVVDYFAARAGGGAFAPNDEVDVLRWAPVAEARELLSYPHDGRVLDAFEQLPAALSTVLLVRHAKAGKRSEWSGDDVLRPLSAAGQRQRDALHSLLPLYGPVRVHSAPRVRCQQTVAPVAADLGVEIADEPLFSEEGYRADPSAAVARMLRIAAGPGPVVVCSQGGVIPDLVARLARSGPLRGRPGLRPEEAASRKGSVWTLSFSPDPALGNGSAPALRLVAADYLADPVPGT, encoded by the coding sequence ATGACCGAGAACCAGCCTGCCACCGAGCAGATCGACGGCGAACCGACTGACGTTCCCGACCGGACCGTGCGTGCCGCCGGAGCGGTGCTGTGGCGCGACGGCGCCGGTGGCCTCGAGGTGGCGGTGGTGCACCGCCCCCGCTACGACGACTGGTCGCTGCCGAAGGGCAAGCTCGACCCCGGCGAGCTGCCCGCGCACACCGCGGCCCGCGAGGTCACCGAGGAGACCGGGTTCTCCTGCGTGCTGTCCCGGTTCCTCACCCGGGTGACCTACGAGGTGCCCGCGGTGGGCGGCACCGCGCCCAAGGTGGTGGACTACTTCGCCGCCCGCGCCGGCGGTGGTGCCTTCGCGCCGAACGACGAAGTGGACGTGCTGCGGTGGGCACCCGTCGCCGAGGCGCGCGAGTTGCTCAGCTACCCGCACGACGGGCGCGTGCTGGACGCCTTCGAGCAGCTGCCCGCGGCGCTGTCGACGGTGCTGCTGGTGCGCCACGCGAAAGCGGGGAAGCGCTCGGAGTGGTCCGGCGACGACGTGCTGCGCCCGCTCTCCGCGGCGGGGCAGCGGCAGCGGGACGCGCTGCACTCCCTGCTGCCGCTGTACGGTCCGGTCCGCGTCCACTCCGCGCCCCGGGTGCGCTGCCAGCAGACGGTGGCACCGGTCGCGGCGGACCTCGGCGTGGAGATCGCCGACGAGCCGCTGTTCTCCGAAGAGGGTTACCGCGCCGACCCGTCCGCGGCGGTGGCACGGATGCTGCGGATCGCGGCCGGTCCGGGTCCGGTGGTGGTGTGCAGCCAGGGCGGCGTGATCCCGGACCTGGTGGCGCGGCTGGCGAGATCCGGTCCGCTGCGCGGTCGGCCGGGACTGCGGCCGGAGGAGGCGGCCAGCCGCAAGGGGAGCGTGTGGACGCTGAGCTTCAGCCCCGATCCGGCTCTCGGCAACGGCAGTGCCCCGGCCCTGCGCCTGGTGGCGGCCGACTACCTCGCGGACCC